In Oryzias melastigma strain HK-1 unplaced genomic scaffold, ASM292280v2 sc02560, whole genome shotgun sequence, the following are encoded in one genomic region:
- the LOC112142104 gene encoding leucine-rich repeat-containing protein 59 isoform X2 has protein sequence MSKTSKALNLKDKLSGNEMDLSLSNLSEVPVKELAQLSKATVVDLSCNNIICLSPDFCTLTHLVKLDLSKNQLTCLPDDFGNLVNLQHLDLYNNKLTALPVSFSHLRSLKWLDLKDNPLEPNLAKVAGDCLDEKQCKQCASKVLQHMRAIQEEVDHAREKRLLREKELEKKKEAKQREREAREREARKREKAEEKERRRQEYQAQMAALAAKEQQKKKNEEKKKKNGQAADKKAAVEPVSKPRRSLIGLMFKLLLLLMVGLAGAVAACRLTDLQKEAACVPINVAVDDGLAWAKVQGGVVRQLALNLSSAAKELLESASKS, from the exons ATGAGCAAAACCAGCAAAGCGTTGAATCTGAAGGAtaaactgagtggaaatgaAATGGACTTGAGCCTGTCTAACCTCTCTGAGGTTCCGGTCAAAGAGCTC GCCCAGCTTTCCAAAGCAACAGTGGTGGATTTGTCTTGCAATAACATCATCTGCCTTTCT CCAGATTTCTGCACCTTGACCCACCTGGTGAAACTAGATCTGAGTAAAAACCAGCTAACCTGTCTGCCGGATGACTTTGGAAACCTGGTCAACCTTCAGCACCTGGACTTGTACAACAACAAGCTGACCGCCCTGCCTGTCAGTTTTTCCCATCTCAGG AGTCTAAAGTGGTTGGATCTGAAGGATAACCCTCTAGAGCCCAATTTGGCAAAGGTAGCAGGAGACTGTCTGGATGAGAAGCAGTGCAAACAGTGTGCCTCCAAG GTTCTGCAGCACATGAGAGCGATTCAGGAAGAGGTCGACCACGCGCGAGAGAAGCgtcttttaagagaaaaag agctggaaaagaaaaaagaggcgAAGCAGAGGGAACGGGAAGCCAGAGAGAGGGAGGCTCGAAAGCGGGAAAAAGCTGAGGAGAAAGAGCGGAGACGGCAGGAGTACCAGGCCCAGATGGCAGCTTTGGCGGCAAAggagcagcaaaaaaagaagaatgaggagaagaagaagaaaaatggacAGGCAGCAG aCAAAAAGGCGGCTGTGGAACCTGTGTCTAAACCACGGCGATCTCTCATCGGACTGATGtttaagctcctcctcctcttgatGGTGGGTTTAGCCGGGGCTGTTGCCGCCTGCCGGCTGACCGACTTGCAGAAGGAAGCGGCCTGCGTGCCCATCAACGTTGCCGTGGACGACGGCTTGGCCTGGGCCAAAGTGCAGGGAGGTGTGGTCCGACAGCTGGCGCTGAATCTGTCCTCCGCTGCAAAGGAGCTTCTTGAATCTGCATCAAAAAGCTAA
- the LOC112142104 gene encoding leucine-rich repeat-containing protein 59 isoform X1, producing the protein MSKTSKALNLKDKLSGNEMDLSLSNLSEVPVKELAQLSKATVVDLSCNNIICLSPDFCTLTHLVKLDLSKNQLTCLPDDFGNLVNLQHLDLYNNKLTALPVSFSHLRSLKWLDLKDNPLEPNLAKVAGDCLDEKQCKQCASKVLQHMRAIQEEVDHAREKRLLREKELEKKKEAKQREREAREREARKREKAEEKERRRQEYQAQMAALAAKEQQKKKNEEKKKKNGQAAADKKAAVEPVSKPRRSLIGLMFKLLLLLMVGLAGAVAACRLTDLQKEAACVPINVAVDDGLAWAKVQGGVVRQLALNLSSAAKELLESASKS; encoded by the exons ATGAGCAAAACCAGCAAAGCGTTGAATCTGAAGGAtaaactgagtggaaatgaAATGGACTTGAGCCTGTCTAACCTCTCTGAGGTTCCGGTCAAAGAGCTC GCCCAGCTTTCCAAAGCAACAGTGGTGGATTTGTCTTGCAATAACATCATCTGCCTTTCT CCAGATTTCTGCACCTTGACCCACCTGGTGAAACTAGATCTGAGTAAAAACCAGCTAACCTGTCTGCCGGATGACTTTGGAAACCTGGTCAACCTTCAGCACCTGGACTTGTACAACAACAAGCTGACCGCCCTGCCTGTCAGTTTTTCCCATCTCAGG AGTCTAAAGTGGTTGGATCTGAAGGATAACCCTCTAGAGCCCAATTTGGCAAAGGTAGCAGGAGACTGTCTGGATGAGAAGCAGTGCAAACAGTGTGCCTCCAAG GTTCTGCAGCACATGAGAGCGATTCAGGAAGAGGTCGACCACGCGCGAGAGAAGCgtcttttaagagaaaaag agctggaaaagaaaaaagaggcgAAGCAGAGGGAACGGGAAGCCAGAGAGAGGGAGGCTCGAAAGCGGGAAAAAGCTGAGGAGAAAGAGCGGAGACGGCAGGAGTACCAGGCCCAGATGGCAGCTTTGGCGGCAAAggagcagcaaaaaaagaagaatgaggagaagaagaagaaaaatggacAGGCAGCAG cagaCAAAAAGGCGGCTGTGGAACCTGTGTCTAAACCACGGCGATCTCTCATCGGACTGATGtttaagctcctcctcctcttgatGGTGGGTTTAGCCGGGGCTGTTGCCGCCTGCCGGCTGACCGACTTGCAGAAGGAAGCGGCCTGCGTGCCCATCAACGTTGCCGTGGACGACGGCTTGGCCTGGGCCAAAGTGCAGGGAGGTGTGGTCCGACAGCTGGCGCTGAATCTGTCCTCCGCTGCAAAGGAGCTTCTTGAATCTGCATCAAAAAGCTAA